A region of the Prinia subflava isolate CZ2003 ecotype Zambia chromosome 17, Cam_Psub_1.2, whole genome shotgun sequence genome:
GACACTTCAGAGACTcctattttttgcctgaaaccTGTCATTTTATGCTCAAATCTACGGCGGAGTGATTAATCAGAGAAGTTCggaaaagctttttcttctcatctgcTCTTACATTCTGAAGtttctcccccctttttttttgtttaaaacatttttgcaaaTGCTAGTTATTTGCTTGTTTGCGGATTCCTCGTTTCATGAGCCAACTATTGTGGGATGCACTTGGAACATTTTGTGGCATATAATACTATAGTccaaagatttttcttcttgtgaaaTAAAACGTGTGCCAGACTTTTCTCATTATGGCATTTACTGTACATGGTTAATGCTTTATGCATTGTCCTAAAGGTTTCATGTGTTTACAGCCTAGAGCAGCGAGTTCTCCGTCACGTCAGCAGTGCTGATGTGAGAAAGCGCAGTCAACTTCAAAGCAGTATTTAAGCATGTCCACAATGACAATCACTCCAgaagcaaacactgcagcagtgtggtGCTGTGTGCATCCCTGATGTTTTCACTCAGGGCTGggtgcccagtgctgctgtgggggcGAGGCTGAGCACCGAGGATTGGCctgggcagagcctgcaggCTCAGGGTGACGTCGATTGTACCATCCTTGGCTTTGGCAGTTCTGTGctttcacagcagctctgccacatcAAGGACCATTAGCCTTATATCAAAGAAACATGCCcttcatgctgctgctgttgacTCTTAAATTTTGTGGGAAAATGTTCTGttacagttatttaaaaaaataaaaaatagtgtTTTTTAAGTTGTGTGTCGGAAGGGTCTAACAATTAAAATGGCAACAGAGTCTGGTTTTCAAGATCAATGTtgaattttcatctttttgtggtaagaaaaaagttacttttCTAATGTTCTGATTAGtcttattttaaaggaaaatgctggAAGAAAGCAAACTAAGTCAGATGGATCCAAATGCTCAGCACTGAGAATGTGGACTTCTGTGATTGATATTGCTGACCTTAATACTAGACAATTGTTGTCGTTAGAGTaaagctatttatttttttgtaaattatgaCTCTATGAAATTGAATAGACTGAAAATTTCTTTGGTATTTTTTGTAATGACAATGCAAATATTTGCAAAGAACTTGCAGTAAAAAATCGTTTGAAAGAACACGTGTTATTTCTTGCCTTGTGTTTGACAAAGGGTTTGCTTTGTCAGTTCAGCTTTTTGCCTTGAATATAGAAATTGTTGGTCCTGCTTAGAGTAATCATTCTGGGGTTGTTAGGGTGGTGGGTAAGAAGCCTTGAGTGTAGATAACTGCTGTGATAAAGTTGGATTGTTTTGTGGTTTGCTGAGGAGAGCAGGTCACAGTGATGggtcagcagagcaggagtCACAGTGCTGGGCACCTTTGTCACCCCCAGTGGTGTCCATGGCCTGTGTCTGCCACATCCTGAGCTTGCTGGGAATGTTCTCTGTGGAAATGGAACGAGCAGGAGCTAGTAAGGGAGTTTGGGGATGAGCTGTGAGTTTTTTCAAATCCCCAAACCCTTGTGCAGCACTGTGATGGCCAGAAGGGTGGAGGATGCTTGGAGAGCACGTGGTTTATAGGAACagagtgcagggcagagcagggggcCTGTGGCTGGTGATGTACACTGAGGTGGAGATGGAGCTCCCTGCAGAGACCCAGGGGAGGAACTGTGAATACCAGAGACACCTTTCCTGCTCGGGATCAGTCATCCTCCAGGAACACTTTGCATCCTCCCCTTCCACCCCATCCTAGGAGAGCCCTGgcaaggaaagggagaggagctgctgtacaGCTGAATTCACTGTATCTGATTTCAGTGCACGTTGATGTATCTTGGCTGACATTATTTACTGCAACATGGAAGATTCTCACATCTGGAAAAGCTGATTCTGCCAAAAAACCAGCTCAGAATTATTAAGACCTGCAACAACCACTCTATTTCATGTGTGTGAACAGAGCTACTTGTGAAAGTGTTTGCAGTCGTGACCCACACGAAGATCCTTTCACATTGTGACAACAGGAACAACTGTGCTTTGGGTCACTGACACCTCTAACATTTTGGCATTCCTGTGCATCTTGTGACCATCTGGGGACTGGGAGTGCCACTTGCACAGTGTGTTTGGCATGAACTTGGTGTAAATCAATGCATGAcacatttgatttattttctggcTTCAGCAGTTTCAGTATTGCCTTAAACTTGGAATCATAGGgcaaggatttttttaaggtaGCATTTCTTTCCCTCATGATATCTCCAAGTGTTAactcctttatttattttgcttcaaCCAACTTCCAGATAACTCCTGTGAGACTTGAGCTTCAGATTCATCACAGTACTTGGACATATCTCTGGACACTCCAGCACATCTGGAACGTGGCAGGTTTTTCATATGTAATTTTGGgagttgcttttcttttgcctttccaGCACAACTTGATGTGTGAAAGCTGATGGTATTTTTGCTTGCTCTTAGTTTGGGTTAGCTGACAGCAAAAATGTGCCCTTTCAAAGGTCACCAGTGCAAAACTGTTTTCATTATTGTCTCCTGTTGCCTTCCCTCTTCATTACCAACTTAGGAACAGAAAACGAACATTTGAAGATGTTTATATTGGAGATTATGGAATGCTCAAAGATGTCTGTTTCAGAATTGCCCAGCAACATGGGCAATTCTGTTCTTCTTTGGCCtcagttaaaaaggaaaaatacctaACTTTTATCTCAGTTTTTCTAAATGCTTCAGGTTTTGAGATCCATTGATAAACCTTTGTGGACCACTCCTAACTTGTATCTGGTTttggaattgttttgtctgtgcCCTCGCGTATGAGATCTGGAGAAAGTAGAGAGAAAAAAGTTCTTTCCTGGTACCTGAGCACCAGTGTGGCAGCAGGCACTGGACCTAAATATCTTAGGCACTTCCCCAGCAGAAACTGTTCTTGATTTGGGTGGAGCAGCCACTGAGCAGCTGTTGGAGAATGAACTGCTGGGTTTTGCCAGTCTGGGTTGATTCTTGCAGCAGGAACTCTCCCATTCCCTCCCCCTTGCCCCTTTCCTATTTGCTTTAGTTTACTGAAGAGATCCATTTCAACAGTCgattctatttttatttcagctctcTAGAAAAATAGGGATGGTTTAACAAAAGTCACAGTAAAGAGCAGTATCTCACAGAGTGTGTTTGTCTGTCACTGTTATCCTGTGATTCCTGAGGAGagacctggggacagctctggctgcagacaCTGTGGGAAGCCCAAggttctgcttctgttttggTTTGTCAAAGCTACATCTGACAGGAGACCATGCcagaggctctgcagcaccagggtgGCACATGCAAGAGTCAGCTTGCACTCAAGGAGAAAACCAGGAATGAACCATCAGGACAACAGGTGAgatcctgctgctttcctcGTGTGCTGCAGGGGTCAGAGAGGAGGGCACTTCCAACCCTGCCAATTCCTCGTGGCCAAATTCGAATTGGAAATGGTGTCAATGTTTGGACGTGCCCTGCTGTGAGCACCTGCACGTGGCAGTGGGAATGCCCCAGGCCCTGGGTGGAAGGAGTGATGGAtgctctgctgccactgccagccacgttcctgtcctgcactgctgggctcctgctggagcagggatctgATCCCCAGCCGGGCTCTCCTGCTGAGTGGCAtcctgcctcctcttcctcctgccccagtgTTTGTGCCCTTTGGATGgtgagctccagctgctgccttggagTCCACAGCTGTGTAACAACAGTGCCCGGGTGAGCAGTCCTTAGGACATTGACAAAATACAACACTTATTCTGCCTGGAGCTTCAGATCAACTGAAAACAGCTAAGTTTTCTTGCTACCAGTTAAATTCTGCCTTGCTCTCCATAAGatattctttgcttttaaaaataatctgtgaaATCTTGAGGTATGATGGATATTTGGACTCTGTTTACAGTATAAACTGGGAATGCTGTCGTCTTTCTCTTTGGCTTGTTTGCTTTTATACCAGAAAAGTAAGTTGTGACTGGCTCATTTTCAGCTGTCAAGTGAGGTTTTGGTATCTGGAAGCATAAGGAGAGTGGAATTGCTGAGTTTCCTATAGAAATAATGTGTATCCCAAGTTACCCCTTTGCATCTTCTCGCTGCAGTTCTGGCAAGCTTTGGTTGAGTCAGCCATTTTAGAGAGAAACCAAAATAACTCAATTATGAGGTCAATTACTTCTGATGATGGTGGTGCTATGGGATACTCGTGAGTCATGCAAGGCCTGATTCTTCCATCAGTCTGTAGAATAGTCCCTTCTGAGCTATTAAGTGTTCTGGAGTATCAAACTCTGCTATCCGGCCATTTTCCAGGACTAAAATCCTGTGAACATTAAAAGAAGGGTAAGTCTGGGGTACACCAGCACCTATAATAAACTTAATAATTTCTAGTTAGTTTTAAAATAGGTTTCAGTCCTTGCTGGTTATTCAGCCAAGCTTTCCCACAGCTTTTCAGCTGGGAAACAGTGCTAGGATAGAAAGGGTTTCTGATGAGTGACTGTTTAAGTGCTGAGTTTGAGAGGAGGGGTTTTGGCAGCTGAGACTGGAGTGAGATTTGTGAAGGGGTATTGGGTATTTTAGTTTCACAACTCTCAGGTGATGCAAGGAGCTGTAGTCATGGTGTTGCTGTCAGTGGGAGGGAgagggctgtgacacagcatGAAAGGCATGGTGTGGGAGTAAAGGATCTCTGATTAACCTGTTGGTGCCCTGCTGCCTTAAGAGAGATCCTCCAAACTCTAAAGCAAAGCTCAGAGGTTTAAACACAGAGGACAGCAATGAAGCTGCTGTTCACCACCACGGTGGTGTGTCAGCCTCATCAGCTGCCTGTGTGCCCCTGCTCAGGGATGTCCTTACCTGTCACAGTCCAGGACTGTGCTCACCCTGTGAGCGATGGTCAGCACCGTGCTGTCTCTGAACTGAGTCCTCAGCATGGACTGAATCTGGGCATCAGTTTCTAaatccactgctgctgtggcttcaTCCAGAATGAGGATTTTGGCTTTCTGCAGGACTGCTCTGGCCAGGCAAAGCAGCTGTTTCTGACCAGTGCTGCAAAAGCAGGAAGAGGGATGGTAAGCTGAGGTCAGTAGTCACTTTTCCTTGGGGTCAGAACAGATGATTCATTTGAAATCAGTAATGAAAAGGGGACTGTTCCCTTTCTCTGAGTGATTGAggctggtggcactgcagcTAGGTAACAGCATGAAACAGCcgaaggaagggaggggaaggtaTTGCTATGGCACCCAGAAGAGCTGCACTTGGAACAGATTACAGGGTTTTAAGTACTGCACAAGTGCAAACCACCACAATGATTAAGTCTGAAAGGTCTTCGTTAGTGTTTTATGGTTTGATTTCATGCTGCTAAACAGGACAGTAATGGGCCAATTTGCAGTCTGGACATCACTGAagaatttttggttttttttaaagaattagcCTCCTTATCCAACCAGCTCTGTTGTCCTAGCCCAggggctgccactgccctgccacTGTCTTTCTGCAGATAAAGGTACCTTAGGTTCTCCCCTTGGTCAGTGCATTTatattccagctgctctggcaaaTCTGCAACAAAGTTCTTGAGCTGAGTCAGTTCCAAAGCTGTCCAGATGTCTGCATCAGTGTATTGGTTTAATGGGTCGAGATTCATTCTTAGGGagccagaaaacaaaactggatCCTGAGCACAGAGACAAACAACTCCTGAAATCAATTATAAAAATGAGCTCTTGGGTCCTGCCTGCTGGGTGGGGATCTGTGACTAATGTTATATTAAATAGCAGATGAACATGGCACAGAGGTTATTTCCAGCTTGGAAACTGTTGAATGTCCCACCTCTCACGGAATCTTTATAAACCCTTCCCAGGTGTTCAAGACAGCCAAGGATTTTGGAAATGAGTTTCATACCTGGGGAATGACAGTGATGTTGGTTCTGAGGTCGTGGAGACCTAGCTGGGCAATATCCTGTCCATCAATGAGGATGGCTCCTTCTGCAGCCTCCACCAGTCGCAGCAGCCCCACTGCAAGGCTGGATTTCCCAGCCCCTGTTCTGCCAGTGATGCCAATCTGTAAAGTGCAATGGAAGGACTTTGGTTTTGATGTTGATTGTTTCCTCAGTTAGACAAACATGTCATATAGTTCCTCTTGGCCTTTTGATGAGAGACAGCTTTGCATGGATCAGATCTTTAGGGCTGTTTGTGATTCACATAGTCTGGCAATACTTTCTTAAATGCAAGCATTTATAGTTTGCAATTGTTTTGTATGAAAAGGAACCACAAAAGCCTTTGATGGGAAGAATAATTACAAGACTTAGCAGTTTGAAGAGGGCCTTGATGTGGAACTAGACTGAAAAAGTGCCAAAATTCCTTTGCTGTAATAATCTGGACAAGGTGTGCAGTGTGGGAGATGGGCTCCTgctttcctgcagctgccaggttGCTGTCgctgggtgcaggcaggggctgtaTCCCCTGGatctgggcagtgcccagcactgctcacaCTGATACAGGAGAGGTTTTTACCTTCTCGTGCCCGTTGATGGTCACACTGACACGCCTCAGTGCTAACTCCAGGCCTGGCCTGTAGCACAGGCTGTAGTTTCTAAATTCAATCCTTCCCTCAGTGGGCCAAACTTGCCCCTGAAGTTTGCCATTCAGAGTCCAGGGTGCCTGAAGAGATGGAAACAAAGAGCAGTGTTGAAGGCTGATTTAAATTATCCAATtaagtggcaatactggaatGGGAAATTCATGAAGACACTTGTGCCAACTGCCCTCCAATGTCTTTGCtgtttcaaaaccagaaaaaggcCTCTAACTTTCATACTGCAGatgttggcttttttctttatccaaAGATGCTGGTCagattttctttactgaaaatGGGGATGAACGTTGCTTGCATGTCAGAGTTCTGACACTGAGTGgttcaataaaaaaaatttatatgcCTCTATAAACAGGACTGTGAAAGCCTCTTCTCTCAGGGCAGCATATGGAGATATAATTTTAATgattacagaacaaaaattactGCACTGGAGACTTCAGCAGCTAAAAGGCTATCTAGGAGCCTTAGTTATCAGAGAGTTACATCTGAAGTCACTTAATAAATACTCCAAATATGGGCAGGAAATGTCTCATTCCATGAGTGTTAACAAGTGAAGCTATTTTAATGGCAATCCAATGCCTAACTGTCTTAAGGAAATAATGATCAGAGGTTATAAAACGAGTCTAGGCAGTTGGATAAAACCCAAATTCTACAGTTCTTTAAAGGAAACATGACTGGCCCTTTAGAAGGGGAAAACTAGATGTTTTTCAAGTGCAACAGAAAAGTGACTCATTGAGTTTGCAAAGATGTTCAGCTCCTTCTAGTAAAGTCAATAGTGGATTAGCTACCTCCTTAGGAGTCCTCAGGTATTCTCTCACTCTCTCCACAGAAACAATGTTGTTCTCTACGTCTGTCCAGGAGCGAACCATCCAGTTCAGAACACCAGTGATCTGCCACGTTGGAAAAGAAGCATTAGGGCAGATAAAATGAGCCCTGACCTGTGCTCACGAGTTAACATGGTACTTTGTCTTACTTTGTTTATTTCTAAAGATCTCCTCATCAGCTAATTCTATCAGAAATCAGATTACATCAGAAAACCTTAAAATGCTGAAGTGAAAGCCAGGTCCAGCCCCTTCAGCCTTTTTATAGAGAATGAAATGCTACTGACTTGGATGCTAAAAGACAGTGTAGCTATTTCTTAGGCTCTTGTGCTACTAGTGTACCAGCAGGTAAGAGAGGTGCTGAAGACCTCGCTTCAGCTGCCCAGGGCTTGCTTTGGCTTAAATATAAGTTCAGAAGCAGTAGGAAGAGGATGGCCCATACATGTGTTTATGAGATGCATTCCCTAAGGAGCCATGTGCTCTAGATGCTCTGGGTTTCAGCAATGACAGCAGGATTTGGTAAGAAAAGGCATCTAGAAAGGCACAGAAATAATTCATAATGGACATTAAAATGCAGTTGCTTTTGATAAAGGCAAGCATGGCATTATTTGCACACTGAGTTacctggagagcagaggagagggagaagccAGCAGTTCCTGGACTGAGCTGTGTCCTGGCCATGGCTGCAAACAGGGCTGCAAACAGCACGATGCCATTGCCCAGGAACTCCAGGTTTGTGGCAAGCcacctgcaggaggaggggagcacagagctgttgCTGGGTAtcctctcctcttctcccaACACATGGTTACAGAACACTcgtgcagctgctgggctgatTTGTACCTGTCAGCAACAGCTCCAGAGAAGCAAATCCGCTGGTTCTCATCCACTAGGAAATTGCTCTTTGAAATAAACCTCTGCTGGTCCTTGTGAGCACGGATCACACTGCTGCCCTGGAAGGTTTCTGAGATGTGGGAGTAGATGGGTGACCTGCTGGCTGCCTCCATGCGCCTCAGCTGGCAGGAGGTGGTGACATAGAAGTGCTGGTACAGGGGGAATGGAAGGGAGAGTCATTAGAAGGCTCGTGCCTCTGTGGAAACTTCCACAGGAAATTTGGGGAGGCCTCAAACAGTGCAATAGTACGTACTATCCTTGTGTTACAAAACCTTCTGTGCAGGAGATGCCCCTAAAAGGTGAGGCAATGTTCCTACCTCTGTTATATCCTGTCTTTATTAGGAATAACCCTGTGGTTGGGGCAAAGGAGCCAGGATGCTGTGAACCCACAAAAGCTCCACACTCAGtttctcctgcagctgagccctTTGCTCGATGGAGAACAGAGATGTATTTGCTCAGTCTTGGCTGGCAAACAGGGATATATTAAAAAGTAGTGTAGGAAttctgaaggaaatgaaaaatgcttCTGGTTTTCATGCAGTTTACACTAATGGAGATGTCAGATACAGCCCTAGGTAGGATTTGTTTCAGACATCAGAAAGGCACAAGCCTCTTTGTGAGGGCTCTTTGAGGTTGAGGTGATATGGGAAAGGGACTGACATTACTCTTGCTCAGATGCAACTTGAGATGATGAAGCTAATTTCTGCTTGCCTTCACTCCTAAGAAATGGAAGGAGGCTTTCTGCAgggatgtggctgtgctgcttcagcctctcctctgtgtgtaTCTGTGAGCTCCTACCTGAAATGCTGCATAAAGAACAGTCAAGGGCACTATGGCCAGTGCTGCCCACGGTGTAGCCACCACAATCACCAGGTAGATCTCCAGTAAGTTGAACAAGAATCCCAGAACAGACTTCAGCTTGTCAGGGATGACAGAATCAACAGCATCCATGTCTTTGGAGAAGCGGTTCAGCAGGTGTCCCACAGGTGTTTGCTCAAAGAAGAGCATTGGGGATCTCATgacactgctcagcagctgcaggaagagctggTGTGAGGCCAGGACAccccccagcagcactgctgctgtgcaggcaaACCTGCCAAGGGCTGTAAGAGAAAAGAAACGATTAGTGCTAGGTCTGAACAAAACCACCTTGGAGTTCTCCTTTGCTAGATGGTGATTGCCACTGAGTCCTGTGAATGCTGCACCAGCGTGCATTCAGGAAGGTGCAACAGGGATTCAGTCTCTCTTGAGCAGGAATTAAACCAagcctcagagctgcagggtaAGCTGCCCTTGCTGTAGGGTATAGAGTGGCCAAAGGCTTTCTAAGCCAGCTTGATGGGGGGCATGGATTCAGGAACATGCAGGACAAATTATTTATTCATCACAAAATAAGCTTGACTGGGATTACTTTAAATTGCTcagtgatattttttctttttaaatagagTAACTACAAGAATTGTagctattttaaaagaaaaagataaagaaatgtaaaagtCCACAagtttctcctcttttctctctcttttacaTGACCTAAGCCAAGATTTCATTCAGCATGGAGAAAAGCCCCCACTTGCACTTTGATATGATTAATTTATGCTGGAAGgatgaaaagagataaaaaatgttTAGGATTGGGGCCAAAAGCCCAGGGACCTGAAAGCCCAAGGGTACGCACTAGTTTATACTCTGACAAAACATCCTGGATATGGGAAAGGGAGGCAGGAATAGAGAGAAAAATTAGGTGAGCAACTGAAACAAACCTTGTGCCGCTCCTAGAGCAGCGAAGACTCCAACTcggagctgtgtgtgctgctgggtCCCATTGAGCACAGGGTCCTCTGCCCACAGGCTGAGCCAGTGGCCCCGCGAGAAGGCCACGGCCTGCTGGCACGCGAAGGACACGACAATGTACACACACAGGGCACggcctgctgcctgcaggtaGGCTCCATACACCCCAGCACCCACCTGGGGAGGAAACGAGGAGGAGAGCTTGGGAGGATGGAGGTGGTTAGCAgaaaaaagcagctctgaagcAAGGAGTGATTTCTTATGGCATTTCTCGGTTATATGTGCCAGCCATGGCAACCGTGTTgattcttgttttgttttcctcatggATGAATAATGAAGGCGTAATTAAAGAAATCATTAATGATCACTATCAGCTGATGGATGTTCTGCAATAGGCTCATGTTGCTTTTGGGTTGCATGTAAGGCTTTCTTTATGTCAGGCAGTGGTTTTTCCTGTGGTGTTGGTGTTGAGAGAAGTGCCATGTTCACACTGGGTGCTGGTGTGGGGGCCTGCTGATCAGGAGAAGTGAGGGGATTCCAGTCTGGCGAGTGCTGGGCTTCCCTAAAGAAAAAGCTGCCTCTTTTGGGGGTTCTGATTTCTTGTCCTCATTTGTTCTCAGTGTAATATGTCCTTGTCTCAGTTATAGGGCAAACTTGTATGGCTCAGCTGAgtcccctggctgtggtttGGCTGAGGCAGGGAGCTGACCTGAGTGTGTTGTCCCCATGGAATGTGTCCTTCATGTGCAGGAAGGTGCAGTGCTTACCCTGCCGTGCTGGGTTGTCTCTGCCTTGGTTAATCCTCCCCTGGTGCCTGCAGCACTGGTACAGTCTTGGCTCACAGGAATGGTTCCCCTTCCCACAGCAGACTTTACTGAATCACCACttcatgaagaaaacaaaaatcctttcaATTTTTAGCCACCCATCCACCCCTAAATCCATGCCTATTTTGGGGGCTGCAGTTTTCAGGGTCCTCCAGAGTGACCCCAGCCATTGTCCCTGTTTGTCACGGGGGCTGGGCTCTGTCAAGCCACTGAGGAGCAGAGGCTTCAAGCACTCACtctctgaggctgctctgggatgaGTGTGACTTTACACCCCACAGGGAAGGGATCAGCAACCAAATGGAGCAAGAAGCCTGTGCCTGAGCTCTGTTCTGCCTCCTTGTGAAATACAGAACAAATGTCAGTCAACTCCCACGTTCAGCAGCAGGTTTTTACCTGCTCTTCAGTTGTGAGTGTTTACTCTTCTTATTAATTTACAGCTCAATCCCAAACCTGTATCACACTCAGCAAGAGCCTCCATGTAGGCTTGCATGGGCTTTTGGAGTGAATTCTTCAGTGCCTGAGACTGCTTTAAGCTTACCTGAGGGGTTTCTCCTGAGATGAGCCATTTCCAGTGGTGACAGTGCCTTTGGTGTCTCCCATAGCTGTGAAATAAATGTAGTTTCTAAATGCTTTAGAATCTTGTTTTGTCCTACATAGCCTTTGAAAGACAGGTAATATGAGGAAAGATTcattaaaaattgtttctgaAGGTAGAAATATCAAGGTGAGGCTTGAAGAATGGCACATACAGTAGGTAATAGTTTACTGCATGATTGTCTACTAATATGGATTCAAGAACCAATTTTGAGCTGATGAGTCAGCTGATTTGACAGGCATATTTTTCCCCACACAAAGCAACAGCTTAGTGTGATTGGATTTCTGCTTTAAATGTCCATAATAAACCAGATATGATATGAAGGGAACAATTGACTGATAGGAAGAATGATTCCAACCCATCTGGGTTACCTGGAAAACCAGCACGTGGCTTCTCTTCTGCAGTAACATGTGAACGAAGAAACTCTGCAAAGGCCCCATTTCTCTGTAGAAGTTCTTGGTAGGAACCAGTTTCTGAGATCATTCCATCCACCAGAAAAACAATGTTGTCCACTTGAGGCAAAATGTTAATTGTGTGAGTCACCAGCACACGAGTCTGCTTGGATAAAGAGGGAACAGTTGTTCTGCTGTCAGTACTGGTATCAGTATTTCAGAATCAAATTTAGGCCTCAAAAATTCATCAGCCTGAATGGAATTACAGGGCATTTCCTTTTACTTAAATTTCTGAGCATATTTGTACAGATAATTGGAGGAAAGGACATAAGAGAAGTAATTTTTCCCTAGATAGATTGacatttttgcatttctaaTATACAGTGAAGCCCTTTGAGTACACCTTAAGTCTGATACATTCTTCTTAGCCAGTCATCCTGTTTCAATACAATAATTATATTCTGATGCTTGCAACCAGTCCTCATGGAGAGAAAGGCATTTATAATCAGGTATGTTTGTTTTAATTGGACTTTCTAATGCAAGAAATTGCcttcttcctgttttccttctgtaatgTGAAATTGAATCAAGTGTTTCTAGGCAATTTGTAGTATAGAGCTGCCCTAGCATCCCTTCTCATGTAACCGTGTTTATTATCCAGACTGCTTGACAGCAGAGGAATactaaggaaaaacaaaacacaaccagTGCAAAAAGAATGGAGGAGAAGTGTTTAAGTGATGAGAACTTTAAAGATGCCACTGAACTGTTCAAAAGTAATGGGATTAGACATCATGGTGATAGAATTTGGAAAAGATCAGGCAGCTCTTTTCAACTGTGctggaaataaatttcaaaaggaGGGAAGGATGTTGACAGAAGAACTGTAAGAAGAACAAAAGAGCTGTCAATTTGCTGTGGAAGTAAGGCTGACACAAGGCATGTGGTTTGCATGAGGATAAAGAcagtcctcctcctcctgggggAGACTCCCTGCAGGACTTGCAGGTGCTGTGTGGCCTGCAGAGGTTCCTCAGGCCCCTGCTGCCACTGTAAAAGCATTTGTGAGCCTTGATAAACTGAGCTACCCACCCTCCTGGAAACATTTTGGGGGCTCTGCTAACCAAAGCCCTTGTGCAATTGTTTACAGTTCAGGTTCATAGCACACCTTGTCCTTCAGTAAACCCCTGGGCCCAAGGACATGTTCAAAAATGTGCTGCCCAACGTGGGCATCGACAGCGGACAGCGGATCGTCCAGCAGGTACAGCGAGGCCTTCTGGTACACGGCCCGAGCCAGGGTcaccctctgcctctgccctccAGACAGATTGATTCCCTGAAAAGAAATGGGTTCTGTTTA
Encoded here:
- the LOC134559764 gene encoding ATP-binding cassette sub-family C member 6-like isoform X2 — protein: MGAGTALCAPRDWNQTWHGLPWCFESSITAWIPCAYLWICFPFYYWYLRHRNKGYIRMSHIFKAKMALGFILVILCFSNVFFMVWEKSQGIPRTTAFFISPAVVGVTMVLALFLTQAERMMGIQSSGVLLIYWLLSFVAALVMFSSKIQHALERGFLEDHFHHVTTYLYAGLVLGEVVLFCLVDHPPFFSKADNNPNQCPEASSSFLSKITYWWFSGLLWKGSQQPLGLDDLWAVRKQDSSEEIVAWAEREWRKCQSRTQQKMESATFKKSQKTESGIAEAEETEALLQSKHSQSGPLLRMFWSMFGTYFLLSTVCLVICDVFLFSTPKVLSLFLKFMEDEAAPSWLGYFCAFSMFLLGCLQSLFEQRYMYMCLVLGMRLRTAVTGLVYRKILVMSNASRKAATTGEIVNLVSVDVQKLMDLIVYFNGTWLAPIRIIICFVFLWQLLGPSALTAVAVFLFLLPLNFVITKKRSQFQETQMKHKDERAKLTNAILSNIKVIKLYGWEKTFMEKVLGIRKQELQALKRSQILFSASLVSFHSSTFLITFVMFAVYTLVDNTHVLDAEKAFVSLTLINILNTAHSFLPFSINAAVQAKVSLNRLAAFLNLEELNPASPSRNTCGSVQASITIRNGTFCWSKETSPCLRSIELSVPQGSLLAVVGQVGAGKSSLLAAVLGELQATDGCVIMKDTAAYVPQQAWVLNASVEDNILFGKEMDETWFNRVTEACALHPDLETFPAGQKSEIGEKGINLSGGQRQRVTLARAVYQKASLYLLDDPLSAVDAHVGQHIFEHVLGPRGLLKDKTRVLVTHTINILPQVDNIVFLVDGMISETGSYQELLQRNGAFAEFLRSHVTAEEKPRAGFPAMGDTKGTVTTGNGSSQEKPLSGDSVKSAVGRGTIPVSQDCTSAAGTRGGLTKAETTQHGRVGAGVYGAYLQAAGRALCVYIVVSFACQQAVAFSRGHWLSLWAEDPVLNGTQQHTQLRVGVFAALGAAQALGRFACTAAVLLGGVLASHQLFLQLLSSVMRSPMLFFEQTPVGHLLNRFSKDMDAVDSVIPDKLKSVLGFLFNLLEIYLVIVVATPWAALAIVPLTVLYAAFQHFYVTTSCQLRRMEAASRSPIYSHISETFQGSSVIRAHKDQQRFISKSNFLVDENQRICFSGAVADRWLATNLEFLGNGIVLFAALFAAMARTQLSPGTAGFSLSSALQITGVLNWMVRSWTDVENNIVSVERVREYLRTPKEAPWTLNGKLQGQVWPTEGRIEFRNYSLCYRPGLELALRRVSVTINGHEKIGITGRTGAGKSSLAVGLLRLVEAAEGAILIDGQDIAQLGLHDLRTNITVIPQDPVLFSGSLRMNLDPLNQYTDADIWTALELTQLKNFVADLPEQLEYKCTDQGENLSTGQKQLLCLARAVLQKAKILILDEATAAVDLETDAQIQSMLRTQFRDSTVLTIAHRVSTVLDCDRILVLENGRIAEFDTPEHLIAQKGLFYRLMEESGLA